From a single Sporichthyaceae bacterium genomic region:
- the rplA gene encoding 50S ribosomal protein L1, with the protein MKRSKNYRSVASEIDAAKLYAPLDAVRVAKTTSKTKFDATVEVAFRLGVDPRKADQMVRGTVNLPHGTGKTARVLVLATGDRAAEATAAGADYVGSDDMIERIQGGWLDFDAVVATPDLMGKVGRLGRVLGPRGLMPNPKTGTVTNDVGKAVTEIKGGKIEFRVDKHSNLHFIIGKVSFSDIALVENYAAALDEVMRLKPSAAKGRYLRKASFSTTMGPAVPVDPNRIRQLTEETAEEPVV; encoded by the coding sequence ATGAAGCGCAGCAAGAACTACCGCTCCGTCGCGAGCGAGATCGACGCCGCCAAGCTCTACGCCCCGCTGGATGCGGTGCGGGTCGCCAAGACGACGTCGAAGACCAAGTTCGACGCCACCGTCGAGGTCGCCTTCCGGCTCGGCGTCGACCCCCGCAAGGCCGACCAGATGGTCCGCGGCACCGTGAACCTGCCGCACGGCACCGGCAAGACCGCCCGGGTGCTCGTGCTGGCCACCGGTGACCGCGCCGCGGAGGCCACTGCGGCCGGCGCCGACTACGTGGGCTCGGACGACATGATCGAGCGCATCCAGGGCGGCTGGCTGGACTTCGACGCCGTGGTCGCCACCCCGGACCTGATGGGCAAGGTCGGCCGGCTCGGTCGGGTTCTCGGCCCGCGTGGCCTGATGCCGAACCCGAAGACCGGCACCGTCACCAACGACGTCGGCAAGGCCGTCACCGAGATCAAGGGCGGAAAGATCGAGTTCCGCGTCGACAAGCACTCGAACCTGCACTTCATCATCGGCAAGGTGTCGTTCTCCGACATCGCGCTGGTCGAGAACTACGCGGCCGCGCTCGACGAGGTGATGCGGCTCAAGCCGTCGGCCGCCAAGGGCCGGTACCTGCGCAAGGCCAGCTTCTCCACCACGATGGGCCCGGCCGTCCCCGTCGACCCGAACCGGATCCGGCAGCTCACCGAGGAGACGGCCGAGGAGCCGGTCGTCTGA
- a CDS encoding LppX_LprAFG lipoprotein yields the protein MHRTVTIVAGLGGLALVSVCGSVTSAAPPTVSAANLSPLAAVTKVAESARTTRSASYTLTVSGPSGMAMSGHGSYSTTPTAMDMVFDSASVAGLGQMKGMEERLVGDTVYLKLPMLSSLTGGKWFKLSLSKAGTSSGLDLGSIFQQSSATDPGQQLQALLSAPNVHQVGAETIDGVPTTHYAGDVTVADIEKHSGYDAATKASLAKLYANSGGRVTHLDVWVDSDYRARKFSATTPTPVGAATVTMTFSDYGKAVSVVAPAPGDVADLSGSIGSNLIPHAPGAPATAAF from the coding sequence ATGCACCGCACGGTCACGATCGTCGCGGGACTGGGCGGCCTCGCCCTGGTCTCGGTCTGCGGCTCGGTCACCAGCGCGGCGCCGCCCACCGTGTCCGCGGCGAACCTGTCCCCGCTTGCCGCGGTGACCAAGGTGGCCGAGTCGGCGCGGACCACGCGCTCCGCGTCGTACACGCTGACGGTCAGCGGCCCCTCGGGCATGGCGATGAGCGGTCATGGCTCGTACAGCACCACGCCGACCGCGATGGACATGGTCTTCGACTCGGCGTCTGTTGCCGGCCTCGGGCAGATGAAGGGCATGGAGGAGCGCCTCGTCGGCGACACCGTCTACCTGAAGCTGCCGATGCTGAGCAGCTTGACCGGCGGCAAGTGGTTCAAGCTGTCCCTGAGCAAGGCCGGGACCTCGTCCGGCCTGGACCTCGGCAGCATTTTCCAGCAGTCCTCGGCGACCGACCCGGGTCAGCAGTTGCAGGCGCTGCTGTCCGCGCCGAACGTCCACCAGGTGGGTGCTGAGACGATCGACGGCGTGCCGACCACGCACTACGCCGGCGACGTGACGGTGGCCGACATCGAGAAGCACTCCGGCTACGACGCCGCGACCAAGGCCTCACTCGCCAAGCTGTACGCGAACTCCGGCGGACGGGTCACCCATCTCGACGTGTGGGTCGACTCGGACTACCGGGCCCGCAAGTTCTCCGCGACCACGCCCACCCCGGTGGGCGCGGCGACCGTGACGATGACGTTCAGCGACTACGGCAAGGCGGTCTCGGTGGTGGCGCCGGCCCCGGGCGACGTCGCCGACCTGTCCGGATCGATCGGTTCGAACCTGATTCCGCACGCCCCCGGCGCCCCGGCGACGGCAGCGTTTTGA
- the rplK gene encoding 50S ribosomal protein L11: MPPKQKKLTAIVKLQIKAGVATPAPPVGPALGQHGVNIMEFCKAYNAATESQRGDIVPVEISIYEDRTFTFVTKTPPAARLILKKAGVEKGSGEPHKTKVAKLTRAQVREIAQVKMVDLNANDIDAAEKIIAGTARSMGITVDS; encoded by the coding sequence ATGCCTCCGAAGCAGAAGAAGCTCACGGCGATCGTCAAGCTGCAGATCAAGGCAGGCGTGGCGACCCCGGCTCCGCCGGTCGGCCCCGCACTGGGTCAGCACGGCGTGAACATCATGGAGTTCTGCAAGGCCTACAACGCCGCGACCGAGTCGCAGCGTGGCGACATCGTGCCGGTCGAGATCTCCATCTACGAGGACCGCACGTTCACTTTCGTCACCAAGACCCCGCCCGCGGCCCGCTTGATCCTCAAGAAGGCCGGCGTCGAAAAGGGCAGCGGCGAGCCGCACAAGACCAAGGTCGCCAAGCTGACCCGGGCGCAGGTCAGGGAGATCGCCCAGGTCAAGATGGTCGACCTGAACGCGAACGACATCGACGCCGCCGAGAAGATCATCGCCGGCACCGCCCGGTCGATGGGCATCACCGTCGACAGCTGA
- the secE gene encoding preprotein translocase subunit SecE, whose translation MTDTHSVATPERGGAAGGGRSGGLGRLTGLFARIGLYYRQVVAELRKVIWPTRKELVSYTWIVLIFVAFMIGFVSLCDWGFSKAVLKIFG comes from the coding sequence GTGACCGACACGCACTCCGTGGCGACACCCGAGCGTGGCGGCGCCGCGGGCGGTGGTCGCTCCGGCGGCCTGGGACGCCTGACCGGGTTGTTCGCCCGGATCGGCCTGTACTACCGCCAGGTGGTCGCGGAGCTGCGGAAGGTCATCTGGCCCACCCGCAAGGAGCTGGTCAGTTACACCTGGATAGTTCTGATCTTCGTCGCGTTCATGATCGGCTTCGTGTCCCTGTGCGACTGGGGATTCAGCAAGGCGGTCCTGAAGATCTTCGGGTAG
- the nusG gene encoding transcription termination/antitermination protein NusG: MQRAPGNWYVVHSYAGYENRVKANLENRTASLNMEDYIFQVEVPMEDTVEFKNGQRKNVRRNKFPGYVLVRMDLTDESWSAVRHTPGVTGFVGHTHEPSPLTLDEVMKILAPEPARKDGGKGAAPAEIKVLDFAIGDSVTVIDGPFATLQATIHEINAEAQKVKCLVEIFGRETSVELSFNQIQKN; this comes from the coding sequence CTGCAGCGCGCGCCGGGCAACTGGTACGTCGTGCACTCCTACGCCGGTTACGAGAACCGCGTGAAGGCCAACCTGGAGAACCGCACCGCGTCGCTGAACATGGAGGATTACATCTTCCAGGTCGAGGTGCCGATGGAAGACACCGTCGAGTTCAAGAACGGCCAGCGCAAGAACGTTCGCCGCAACAAGTTCCCCGGCTACGTCCTGGTGCGGATGGATCTGACCGACGAGTCCTGGTCGGCCGTCCGGCACACCCCGGGCGTCACCGGCTTCGTGGGGCATACACACGAACCCTCGCCGCTGACCCTCGACGAGGTCATGAAGATCCTGGCCCCCGAACCGGCCCGCAAGGACGGCGGTAAGGGCGCGGCCCCGGCCGAGATCAAGGTCCTAGACTTCGCCATCGGCGACTCGGTGACCGTGATCGACGGCCCCTTCGCCACGCTGCAGGCCACCATCCACGAGATCAACGCAGAGGCGCAGAAGGTCAAGTGCCTGGTCGAGATCTTCGGCCGCGAGACCTCCGTCGAGCTCTCGTTCAACCAGATCCAGAAGAACTGA